Proteins from a single region of Hordeum vulgare subsp. vulgare chromosome 6H, MorexV3_pseudomolecules_assembly, whole genome shotgun sequence:
- the LOC123402391 gene encoding oligopeptide transporter 4-like, whose translation MHMLTFETVVHAGFLLKQTLKMVEMQLFLTWNVDEKQHMGHIYSNLPGVVYKRNISFVTSLFLVITTQVLRYGWAGLMRKYVVEPAHMWWPVSLVQVSLMGAMHEKEKRWMTRGKFFLIALICSFAWYTVPGYLFPTLTAVSWVRWVFPKSITMQQIGSSLNGLGIGAFTLDWSTVVSWLGSPLVTPFFATANVLVGYVLLVFIMLPVAY comes from the exons ATGCATATGTTAACTTTCGAAACAGTGGTGCATGCAGGTTTCCTCTTGAAACAAACACTGAAAATGGTAGAAATGCAATTATTTTTGACCTGGAACGTGGATGAAAAGCAACATATGGGTCATATATATTCTAATTTGCCG GGTGTAGTCTATAAGCGCAACATCTCCTTCGTCACAAGCCTGTTCCTCGTCATCACGACTCAG GTGTTGCGGTACGGATGGGCAGGGCTGATGAGGAAGTACGTGGTGGAGCCTGCGCACATGTGGTGGCCGGTGAGCCTGGTGCAGGTTTCTCTCATGGG GGCGATGCACGAGAAGGAGAAGCGGTGGATGACGCGGGGCAAGTTCTTCCTGATCGCGCTCATATGTAGCTTCGCGTGGTACACGGTGCCGGGGTACCTGTTCCCGACGCTGACGGCCGTGTCGTGGGTGCGCTGGGTGTTCCCAAAGTCGATCACGATGCAGCAGATCGGGTCCAGCCTGAACGGGCTCGGCATCGGCGCCTTCACCCTCGACTGGTCTACGGTGGTCTCCTGGCTGGGGAGCCCGCTGGTGACGCCCTTCTTCGCCACCGCCAACGTCCTCGTCggctacgtcctgctcgtcttcATCATGCTGCCCGTCGCCTACTAG